In the Candidatus Eisenbacteria bacterium genome, GGAGAGGGTAGGGTGAGGGGGGTCCCCGAATTCACACTCTTTTCCTGAGCGAGCGTCCGGGTCTTGACAGCACGAGCTCAACGGTAAGAAGAAGAAGAACGAGGCCGAAAAAGTAAACGGAGAGTTCCTGCCCTGCTCTTGCGGTCATCACCTTGTCCTTGAGTTTATCTCTTTTCCCAATCAGAACCACTTGATTGTCCGGGAAAAGGCCGCGAAGCTCGTCCTTTGTGTACGACTCAAGGCGCGATTCTCTCGGATCAACATTGACCTGGAACGTTGCCAACCTTTCGCTGCCTGCCTCTATTGAGTAGATTCCTGCCCGAGCAATCGGCTCGCTCGTCAAGTATGTCTTCCCGAGCTTTGAAGTCTCCGAGAGTTTGGTTTCATTTCCTTTGGTGTCAACGCATCTCAGGGCCGGACCTCCAAGATTTGAGGGCTTCTCAATTTCCAATTGATTTCCGACGAGAAGCTCTCTTTCCGCCCCGCTTTTGGAAAGGAAATAGACCATTTCGTGAAGGAGAGGTGCAAATGATGCGTTCATCACAAGGTCGTTCCACTTTCCATCCGTGGATGTGGCGAGGAAAAGAGCCCGCTCTCCCTCGATTATGGCAGGCATGCCCGACGCAAACTCTGCAATGACACGACTGCCCGGCAGGAGCTCGATCTTGAGAACGCGGGAAAACTTGGCGCCCGGAAGCGCCTCGCCGGGAGAAAAAGCAAAGCTCTGAAAGACAGGATGGGAAGAGACTGTAGGCCTGAGCCGCATGAAGCTGCCTTCGGCTCTAACTTCCTCAACTCCCGCAATCTTCGAGGGAACAATTCTCGGAAGAAGCTTCGTTGAATAGAATTCCGCGTCCATGCCATCTCCGGCCGCAACCAGAACTCCTCCGCCGGAGAACGCAAAGCTCGAAAGCTTATCGAGTGAAAGCTCATCAAGCCGGGAGACTCCGTCCAGAATGACTACCTTGAATTCGCTCCAGTCAAGATGGGCAAGGCCGGCTGGAGATTTCACAACCGGCCGAACATAACCTTCGCCTTCTCCCCATGGATTCAGCGCTAGCGACAGAAAATCAATCCCCCTGGGACTGTCTCTCACAATGAGAACCTTGAGCGGTCTTTCGGGCAGCAGAAAATATCTGATGTCATCAGCTCTCAACCGATCTCTCGAGAGCTCAACTTTCCCCCAGAGGACCGTTTTTCCGAATTTGACAGGTATTGAGACTTCCTGTTGGGAATCCGGTCCGGGAGCCGCTTCCCCCTCACCGATGCTCGTGCCTCCTTCATACACTTTTACTTCGGCTTTGTTTGCGCGCTGTGAATCATTTCTGACCGTAACCTTCACGAGTTCCTCGGATGCGAAACTGCCGCCAGCGACACCGACTTTCTCGATTGACAGATTCTCTCGTGCGCCGCCATCAGGCTGGACAAGGAAAACTCTCACCCCCTTATCAAGCCTCACTCTTCCTTTGGCCTCGAACCCGGTTTTCTGCATGTCTGAAAAGACAAAAATCTCCTTGTTCAGAACGCCCGATTTCCCCAGAAGCCGGGCGGCTATTTCTATCGACAAGGGAATATCCGTGGCCATTTCACTCGCGGAGATTCCCTCGATTTCCCTGCCTATCCTTACGGGGTCTCGAACCGGAGAATCGAATCTGGTAACAGGAGGATCTGTGCCGAGGATCAGGAAAGCTTCATCCCTGTGAGAGAGACTCTTGGACAAGTCCAGCGCTTTTTCCTTCGCAAGCTCAAGGCAGCTCCCATCGTCTGTCTCATAGGACATGCTGAGGCTGTTGTCAAAAATGATTGCTACTGCCGAACCCTGTCTGTCTCCCACCCTGCCGGGCACGTTCAAGCTCGGCCTTGCAAGCCCAATTGCGAAGAAAACGATGGCAAGGACCCGAAAGACTAGAAGGAGAAGCTGGCGAAGTTTGAGTTTCCTTATCTCTTTTTGCGCGGCTTCTTCAAGAAACTCAACGGAGCTGAACTCAACTTTCTTCGCCTTCTTCCGGGCAAGAAGGTGAATGAGAAGAGGAACTGCCCCCCCCAAAGCACCCAGCAGAAAAAGCGGATTAAGAAAGCTCAATACAGTGACTTTCTTTTCTTGAGATACCCAATCAGAGCCCTGTCAAATGGAGTCGATGTGTCAATAAGGTGATAGTCAATCAGATTTTCCCTGCAAGTTCTCATATAGATGTTCGTCCACTCCTTCAATCTTGCCTGATAGCCCTGGGCGATCTCGAGTGGATGTGTGGTTATCCCGCGCCCGGTCTCCATGTCCACAAACTCGGCCTCCTCGGGATAGGAGAATTCCAGCTCATAAGGGTCCAGGATGTGAAACACAACTACTTCGTGCTTCCTGTGCCGGAAATGTTTGAGAGCAGTAAGAACTCTCTCCGGTTTGTCAAGGAGATCAGAAATAAGAATGATGAGACCCCTTCTTCTTATCCTTTCAGCGAGAAGGTGAAGGCACTCCGCTATGTTCGTCGTGCTTGACGCCTTTGTCCACTCGAGCTCGCGGAGAATAGTCCTGAGGTGAGTTTTTGTTGAGCGCGGGGGAAGATATTTTCCAACCCTATCGGAGAAAAGAAGGACTCCGACCGAATCCTGCTGCATCATCATGAGGTATGAGAATGAAGCTGCAAGATATTTCCCGTACTCAAGCTTGGTAATCTGTCCGGGCGAGGCGAACTGCATCGAACGGCTCGTATCAAGAAGCAGGTATGCCTTGAGGTTTGTCTCCTCTTCGAATCTCCTGACATAGAACCTATCCGTTTTTCCGTACACCTTCCAGTCGATGTGCCGGATAGGATCGCCCGGCATGTACTGCCTGTGCTCGGCAAACTCAACACTGAATCCCTGGTACGGGCTCCTGTGAAGTCCCGTTATGAACCCCTCAACAACAAGCCTCGCCTTGAGGTCAAGCTTCTCAAGCTGCGAGACTATTTTTGGATCAAGATATTTTCTTGCCAGGTTCTCTTCCATTGGGTCAGGTCTTCATTCTTCAGTTAACACTTCTATCCTTCCAATCCTGTGATGGGATGATCTGTGGTCACGGCGCAAATAGGGTATTGATTTTTCGCTGCCACTCGTGTTCAAAGACAACTTGAAATACCACCTTCTTCTCGGGGAACTGCAAGCCCAGCTCCAACCAGCTCTTTGCTTCGGCCAGCCTATTACACAATTCAAAGACATCCTGCTTGTATTCTGTATCCTCGTTTTTCAAATGCAGCCCTTTTGTCTCCACAACAAAGACCTTGTCATATTCGGTCCAGTCTTTTGGGTCTACTTCTGAAAAGATAAAATCAGGGTAGATGCGGTGCTTTCGCCAACCTTGAATGGCGTAATCCTGCCGAGAAAGATTGCGGTACCACCAGAGAAGCCTTCCCTGCTCTTCCAGATACCAAGCCACTGCTGTCTCGGTGCTATTCAACTCATCGTCTGGTACGAATTCAAACAGACTCCGCTGGAGCGACAGTCCATCCGAGCGTGTTAGCGTTTTGCCAGTTCTTCTCACGCGGATGCGACTGGGCAAACGATACCCTTGGTCTTCTTTGAGCAAGAGAAACCGCAGCCGTTTGTCATGGATGAGTTGTGAGAAGACCTGTTGCGCCAGACGATCTTTTTCTTTCTCTGCGTGCTTGCGCGTCTCTTCTATGATAAACACTAAGTTGTTTGCTGCCACTTGTGCATTCGACTTGGCCAGCAGTCTCTCCATGACTCTTGTGCCGATTTCGTGCGCCACCCAAGGATTTGGGATAATGTCAACCAGATGTCGTGCGACAAACACCATGTCAATAGCAAGACCTCCTTCCTTGAGTCGGACAACGCCTTTTTGCCGGATGACCTCTTTTTCATCCTCGCTTAAGCCTATAGCAACCTCGATGTCCTTTTCCTCAAGCGGTGAGAGCGGAAGCTCATAGAGAGAGCTAAAGTCGGCGTTTGTCCAATCAATTCGACTAATAATATCCATCTCATAACTAACTTGTCGCCACTGCGAATCCTCTTGAATAACAAACACCGGCAGATAGATCTTGCCAACAAACTTCCGAAACTCATCTCGTATCTCCACAACCCGCTCACCCTCACCCGACACCTCACCCTCTAGTGTTTCATCCGCGATCACTCGCCCTGCAAGATCCCCCAATCCTTCCTGTTCAAAACCAGCCTTGACACTGGCCAACAATCCCGCCCCACGTTGCTGGAAACAAAACACGTAGCTTTCATCAAGTTCCTTGCTTTTCGTCTTTCGAGCAAAGGGTTGGCGGAGAATTCGTCCCACTAACTGGGTGAGGTTATTCTTTGATGCGGGATTGGTGAGAATCGTCAGCACATACGCAAAGGCGCAATCCCATCCTTCCTGCAATGCTTGTTTGGTGATGATGTAACGGATGGGACAGTCACGGGCCAGAAGGTCAATCCCCTCGATATCATCCTTCTCGCTTGTTTTGACCGCTACCTGCTCCTCTGGAATCCCGCAGACTTTGATCAAATACTCCCGCACATCTTCCGCATGGATGTAACGTCCGCCCCGCTGGTCTTTGCCAGTGCGCTCGACCTGTACCAAACAAATGGGGCGGATGTACTCGCCTGTGTTTGCCCTATACTCCTTCGTTTTTTCTTCCAGTACGTTGCGTCGTTCAACGCTTGAGAGCATGGTATCTTTCCAATCCACACTCACCTTGTTGATGATGTGCAGATCCAGCTTGACCATTTCCTCGCGAGCTAACTCCATTCCTCTGATATCCACAAGGATATTGCTCGCCGGTGTAGGCGTGGCTGAAAGCTCGACAATGATGGAAGGATTGAAACCCCGAAGCGTCCCCTGGGCAGTCTCACTGTAGGCCTTGTGTCCCTCGTCCAAGATAATGACTGGCGAGAGTAGGCGAAGGGTGTTGCCCAGGGAGGTCTTGACTTGTCTTCCGAAGAAACCTCTCCTGTCGTCAAAGGCATCAAGGTTTGAAAACTGATCCAAGAGCTTCTTGTGCCCCTCAATGTCATCGTCTGACGGGAAAAATGCCCCGAAGCCACCACTGTCTTTGAAGACTTTGAGCGTCTCTTTGTTTTGGCGAGATGCCGAAGGTAGCATCAACATCATCACAACTAAGTTCTGAGCAAGATCAATCGGCGTGAATCGGTCCAGTTTTTCTAAGACGAGCGTCCGATCCCCGCTTGCGATATCCAAGTGCTGCCGGTACGGATGCTCTCGATTGCGCAGATGTTGGATGGTCTGTCGATAGATCTGCGTAGTCGGCACCACCCAGAGCACTAATCCTGTCTGCTTCTTGCGATAAATTGAATTGATCAAATCGATTGCCTTGACCGCCAGCAGAGTCTTTCCTCCGCCAGTGGGGATCTTCAGGCAGAAGTTCGCGACGTATTCGCCCAGGCCGTTCTTGCGGGAACGATAGCCAGCCCCGACCACTTCCTCCCATGCCTTGAGCGGCACATCAAGTGAGGCCTCGGCTCCCGCGACCTTGACCACCTGCTCGTTCTTCGTTCGCCAACGGCCGAGGGCTTCGAGGTAGCGTTTGACCTGGCTCAGGGCCTTCTGCTGGTATTCCTTCAGTTCCATTGGTCCATCGACTTCTGTGGTTCACGCCTCGGAGGTTTGCGTCAGTCGGTGTCGAGTGCGGGTCTCGCACATCTCGCGACCCGGACAATTGCGTCCAGTTTCTCGTATATCTCAGGATCGATCTTATCTTTGGGAACAATGCGGGCAAGATCATGGAAGTTTTTCTTCTCCATGATGTTTGGGAGTCCTAGTTTGCCAAAATACTTCGCGAACAGCGGGGTTAAGAAATCATCGCTCACTTTTGTGTTTGTATCCCATGGGGAGCCTTTACCCAGGGTGCCAAGTGCTAGTTCCACTTCACGGATAGACTCACGCATGGCGTTCGTGCGTCTGGCAGATTCCGCCGCGTTGAAGAGTGGGTCGGAAATTTCTTGTCGTGTCGTCGCCTCAGCATAGGCTAGGAGCACATCTTCGTAGCACAGGTAATTCTCAATCTCCCGGCGCGCCCACATCAGTCCCTCCGCACCCAAATCACTAGGAATCTCCTGATCGAGTCGGTCAAAAATAGCAATAGCTTGCAGCTCCGGCACAGCCTCCCGCAGTCCATGGAAATGCTTTCGCACCTCATTAGGCTGGTTCCCCACATAGTGAACAAACGGTCTTTCAAGGGCCCGGACTGCTTCTTGATGATCCAGTTTCTCAGCAAACGCTTGGAGAATGGCCAAGTCGGTCGGACCTTCCAAGTAGAGCACCCAGCCAGTCTGTTCCGCTTGATAGTAATGCTCAAATCCAATTTCTTGCAGTGCCTTCCGAACCTGGCTACCACGATCATTGATCCTGTGAGGCTTTCCTACAAATGCGATGACTACATCCCTGTCTGCTGCCTCATTGAGCAGCACTTCTGAATGACTTGCGGCAATTACTTGATTCCCGTTCTCGCGGGCGACATTTACTAGGAGCTGGTAGATTTGCCTCTGTCGCAGAATTTCCAAGTGTGCATCTGGTTCGTCGAGCAGCAAAACGGCTCCCGGGTTAGCGTACATGTAGGAAAGAAGAAGAAGGGTCTGTTGGAGCCCTTTGCCGGATGAAGAAAGGTCAAAGAGTATTCCTTTTTCTCTATATCCCATTTTGATTTCACCGCGCTCAGCGATGTATTTGGGGACATCCAACTCTGATCCAAAATATGACTTGATCTGTGCAACGAGTTTCTCCCAAGACTCACCCTTTTCTGCATTAATCTTGTAGCAGAGGTTACGCAAGACCTCTGCTGTTCTTCCCTCTCCTACGCGCACATTGATTGCGCCGTGGTCAAGACGTGTTTCAGTCGCCGACAGACCTGACATGGGGGGTAGAAAAGCTACCTGAACCTTTGTTGCCTCACTTGGAATGGGCATTCGCTCTGGGCCTTTTTCCTCTGACAAGCGCATTGGACGACAATAGAAAGATTCTTCATTGGCATAGTCAAACTCCAAACCGCACTCCCATCTCTTATCTTCGGTCACACCTTCAACGACGATATCAATTCGTATGTTCTTAGTTTCTTGTTTTCCCTCATCCCGTTGGACATCTCTCACATGCAGATCCCGCCAGAGTAAGTTAGCATCAGGAACGGGTATTGCCACCAAATCTCTGCGGTTAATCGTTACGCCGGCACGTCTCTTGGGCGTAGTCTTGCCTTTGCGTTTCTCATTCCAAAGTCTTAGACCTGCTTCCCAAAGGGCAAGGGCTTGAAGAGCAGAAGTCTTCCCCGAGTTGTTGGGACCTATGAAGACGACTGGATCGCCCAATTCGATCTCAACCCGGCCAAATCTCTTGAAGTTTGTCACAATAAGTTTTGTGAGCATCAGTCCCCTGCTTTACTCTGCAAACTTGTAAATCTCAAAGGGAAGTTGGGCAAAATCAACACGCAACTCAAGTAAGTGCTCCTGATCTAGATATTTCGCGGGTGCAAAGACGAGGCGGCGCTTGCCCTTCCACGCCCCCAGTGCCTTGGCACGATCAAGCGTAAGTGCTGTCTGCTTGAGGTAGTCGATATCCGGCTTGTAGAAGAGATAAACCTCGTACTCCTTAGACTCTCCGATAAAATTCCTGGTTTCGTCGACCTTTCCTTCGTCGAACTCTTCGCCCGTGGCTGTATAGAACGCGTAGCGGGCAAGGTCGTTGTAGGTGGGGAGGTCTTTTCCTTCCAGAATGCTCTCCATCTCAATCGGCTTCCCCAACTCAAAGTAACTGAACGTACCGCCAAGCCCCTCCCGCAGCGTCTCATCCTTGACCTTTGGTAGACCTTTGATCACTCGCCGCACGCGTTCTGCGGCGATTGCGTCGGCATAGTCCTCGCACTCAACCAGAATGAACTTGCGATCACCGCCGGTTTCTTTGTTCATCGCAAGCACCGCATGGGCCGTTGTACCAGAACCCGCGAAGGAGTCAAGAATTATGTCGGTCTGCGGCTTCGTTGGGTCGATTTCCACGGAGATTTGCAGCATCCTTTTGATCAGTCGCACAGGTTTGGGAGTTTCGAAAGATTGTTCGATCTCGTCGCCAAAGATCGTCCGCAACTCTCGCCGCGCTTCCTGGTTGTCTCCTGCCTGAGTCCTATCCCACCAGGTCGAGGGTACGATTCCTCGTTCAACTTCAGATCGGAATCGCTTGAGCCTCGGAAAGTTGTCTCCACCAGCGCCCCACCATATTCGCTTTTCCTCCACATTCCGTTTGTGCGCGGCCTTGTCAAACCGCCAAACCCGTTGCCGCGATGGCCAAACTTTCTCTCCAGTGTTTGGGTTTTGAATTGGATAGTAGAGGTTGGGGCGCTCTCTAGCGGTCTTGTTGCAGCTGTAATCCACAGAGGTCCAGTCTCCCCGTGCGTCACCGTCCGGGTTAGTGTAGCGTTTGTCCTGCTCCTCGCCTCTTTCCAAGAGCTGTCTCTCCCAGCCACCCGGATCATCCCTGTTGGTCTTGGCCCGCCTGGCATAGACGAGGATATGATCGTGCATATCCGACAAGTATATTGCATCGTTCTGTGGAGACTGCTTTTTCTGCCACACTATGTTTGCAATGAAATTGCTCTCCCCGAATATTTCGTCCATTAACATCCTTAAATGCGGCGCTTCGTTATCATCAATGGACACAAAAATGACGCCGTCATCGCGCATGAGTTCCCGCAGTAGTCTCAGACGCGGCATCATCATGCACAGCCATTTGTCATGCCGGGTAAGGTCCTCACGATCTACCACCTTGCCCAGCCATTCCTGCATCATCGGCGAGTTCACATTGTCATTATAGGCCCAGTGCTCGTTGCCGGTATTGTAAGG is a window encoding:
- a CDS encoding site-specific DNA-methyltransferase — encoded protein: MATLQFKGKPFVQNYHLTVKYHELIPKKTKSLTKKVSLHDNLIIHGDNLKALKALLPTYAGKVKCIYIDPPYNTGNEHWAYNDNVNSPMMQEWLGKVVDREDLTRHDKWLCMMMPRLRLLRELMRDDGVIFVSIDDNEAPHLRMLMDEIFGESNFIANIVWQKKQSPQNDAIYLSDMHDHILVYARRAKTNRDDPGGWERQLLERGEEQDKRYTNPDGDARGDWTSVDYSCNKTARERPNLYYPIQNPNTGEKVWPSRQRVWRFDKAAHKRNVEEKRIWWGAGGDNFPRLKRFRSEVERGIVPSTWWDRTQAGDNQEARRELRTIFGDEIEQSFETPKPVRLIKRMLQISVEIDPTKPQTDIILDSFAGSGTTAHAVLAMNKETGGDRKFILVECEDYADAIAAERVRRVIKGLPKVKDETLREGLGGTFSYFELGKPIEMESILEGKDLPTYNDLARYAFYTATGEEFDEGKVDETRNFIGESKEYEVYLFYKPDIDYLKQTALTLDRAKALGAWKGKRRLVFAPAKYLDQEHLLELRVDFAQLPFEIYKFAE
- a CDS encoding BatA and WFA domain-containing protein: MSFLNPLFLLGALGGAVPLLIHLLARKKAKKVEFSSVEFLEEAAQKEIRKLKLRQLLLLVFRVLAIVFFAIGLARPSLNVPGRVGDRQGSAVAIIFDNSLSMSYETDDGSCLELAKEKALDLSKSLSHRDEAFLILGTDPPVTRFDSPVRDPVRIGREIEGISASEMATDIPLSIEIAARLLGKSGVLNKEIFVFSDMQKTGFEAKGRVRLDKGVRVFLVQPDGGARENLSIEKVGVAGGSFASEELVKVTVRNDSQRANKAEVKVYEGGTSIGEGEAAPGPDSQQEVSIPVKFGKTVLWGKVELSRDRLRADDIRYFLLPERPLKVLIVRDSPRGIDFLSLALNPWGEGEGYVRPVVKSPAGLAHLDWSEFKVVILDGVSRLDELSLDKLSSFAFSGGGVLVAAGDGMDAEFYSTKLLPRIVPSKIAGVEEVRAEGSFMRLRPTVSSHPVFQSFAFSPGEALPGAKFSRVLKIELLPGSRVIAEFASGMPAIIEGERALFLATSTDGKWNDLVMNASFAPLLHEMVYFLSKSGAERELLVGNQLEIEKPSNLGGPALRCVDTKGNETKLSETSKLGKTYLTSEPIARAGIYSIEAGSERLATFQVNVDPRESRLESYTKDELRGLFPDNQVVLIGKRDKLKDKVMTARAGQELSVYFFGLVLLLLTVELVLSRPGRSLRKRV
- a CDS encoding DEAD/DEAH box helicase family protein, coding for MELKEYQQKALSQVKRYLEALGRWRTKNEQVVKVAGAEASLDVPLKAWEEVVGAGYRSRKNGLGEYVANFCLKIPTGGGKTLLAVKAIDLINSIYRKKQTGLVLWVVPTTQIYRQTIQHLRNREHPYRQHLDIASGDRTLVLEKLDRFTPIDLAQNLVVMMLMLPSASRQNKETLKVFKDSGGFGAFFPSDDDIEGHKKLLDQFSNLDAFDDRRGFFGRQVKTSLGNTLRLLSPVIILDEGHKAYSETAQGTLRGFNPSIIVELSATPTPASNILVDIRGMELAREEMVKLDLHIINKVSVDWKDTMLSSVERRNVLEEKTKEYRANTGEYIRPICLVQVERTGKDQRGGRYIHAEDVREYLIKVCGIPEEQVAVKTSEKDDIEGIDLLARDCPIRYIITKQALQEGWDCAFAYVLTILTNPASKNNLTQLVGRILRQPFARKTKSKELDESYVFCFQQRGAGLLASVKAGFEQEGLGDLAGRVIADETLEGEVSGEGERVVEIRDEFRKFVGKIYLPVFVIQEDSQWRQVSYEMDIISRIDWTNADFSSLYELPLSPLEEKDIEVAIGLSEDEKEVIRQKGVVRLKEGGLAIDMVFVARHLVDIIPNPWVAHEIGTRVMERLLAKSNAQVAANNLVFIIEETRKHAEKEKDRLAQQVFSQLIHDKRLRFLLLKEDQGYRLPSRIRVRRTGKTLTRSDGLSLQRSLFEFVPDDELNSTETAVAWYLEEQGRLLWWYRNLSRQDYAIQGWRKHRIYPDFIFSEVDPKDWTEYDKVFVVETKGLHLKNEDTEYKQDVFELCNRLAEAKSWLELGLQFPEKKVVFQVVFEHEWQRKINTLFAP
- a CDS encoding DUF58 domain-containing protein; translated protein: MEENLARKYLDPKIVSQLEKLDLKARLVVEGFITGLHRSPYQGFSVEFAEHRQYMPGDPIRHIDWKVYGKTDRFYVRRFEEETNLKAYLLLDTSRSMQFASPGQITKLEYGKYLAASFSYLMMMQQDSVGVLLFSDRVGKYLPPRSTKTHLRTILRELEWTKASSTTNIAECLHLLAERIRRRGLIILISDLLDKPERVLTALKHFRHRKHEVVVFHILDPYELEFSYPEEAEFVDMETGRGITTHPLEIAQGYQARLKEWTNIYMRTCRENLIDYHLIDTSTPFDRALIGYLKKRKSLY
- a CDS encoding AAA family ATPase, which gives rise to MLTKLIVTNFKRFGRVEIELGDPVVFIGPNNSGKTSALQALALWEAGLRLWNEKRKGKTTPKRRAGVTINRRDLVAIPVPDANLLWRDLHVRDVQRDEGKQETKNIRIDIVVEGVTEDKRWECGLEFDYANEESFYCRPMRLSEEKGPERMPIPSEATKVQVAFLPPMSGLSATETRLDHGAINVRVGEGRTAEVLRNLCYKINAEKGESWEKLVAQIKSYFGSELDVPKYIAERGEIKMGYREKGILFDLSSSGKGLQQTLLLLSYMYANPGAVLLLDEPDAHLEILRQRQIYQLLVNVARENGNQVIAASHSEVLLNEAADRDVVIAFVGKPHRINDRGSQVRKALQEIGFEHYYQAEQTGWVLYLEGPTDLAILQAFAEKLDHQEAVRALERPFVHYVGNQPNEVRKHFHGLREAVPELQAIAIFDRLDQEIPSDLGAEGLMWARREIENYLCYEDVLLAYAEATTRQEISDPLFNAAESARRTNAMRESIREVELALGTLGKGSPWDTNTKVSDDFLTPLFAKYFGKLGLPNIMEKKNFHDLARIVPKDKIDPEIYEKLDAIVRVARCARPALDTD